A single genomic interval of Kogia breviceps isolate mKogBre1 chromosome 6, mKogBre1 haplotype 1, whole genome shotgun sequence harbors:
- the AFP gene encoding alpha-fetoprotein — protein MKWEVSIFLIFLLNFTESRTMQKNAYGIASILDSSPCSAEMNLVDLATIFFAQFVQEATYKEVSQMVKDVLTVIEKSAGSEQPAGCLENQVSAFLEEICHEKEIPEKYGLSDCCSQSGKERHDCFLTHKKAVPASIPPFQVPEPVTSCKAYEEDRELFMNRYVYEIARRHPFLYAPTILSLAAQYDKIIPPCCKAENAVECFQTKTASITKELRESSLLNQHICAVMRKFGPRTFRAITVTKLSQKFPKANFTEIQKLIVDVAHVHEECCRGNVLECLQDGEKIMSYICSQQDILSSKIAECCKLPTTLELGHCIIHAENDDKPEGLSPSLSRFLGETDFNQLSSREKDLYMARFTYEYSRRHTKLAVPIILRVAKGYQELLEKCSQSENPLECQDKGEEELEKYFQESQALAKRSCGLFQKLGEYYLQNAFLVAYTKKAPQLTPAELMTLTRKMATAGATCCHLSEDKQLACGEGAADLIIGLLCIRHEETPVNPGVGQCCTSSYANRRPCFSSLVVDETYVSPPFSDDKFIFHKDLCQAQGVALQTMKQQFLINLVKQKPQITEEQLEAVIADFSGLLEKCCQGQGQEVCFEEEGPALISKTRAALGV, from the exons ATGAAGTGGGaggtatcaatttttttaatttttctactaaATTTTACTGAATCCAGAACAATGCAGAAAAATGCATATGGAATAG CTTCCATATTGGATTCTTCCCCATGTTCTGCAGAGATGAATTTAGTTGACCT AGCTACCATATTTTTTGCCCAGTTTGTTCAAGAAGCCACTTACAAGGAAGTAAGTCAGATGGTGAAAGATGTATTGACTGTAATAGAGAAATCTGCTGGCAGTGAGCAGCCTGCAGGGTGTTTAGAAAACCAG GTATCTGCCTTTCTGGAAGAAATTTGCCATGAAAAGGAAATTCCTGAGAAGTATGGGCTTTCAGACTGCTGCAGCCAAAGTGGAAAGGAAAGACATGACTGTTTCCTAACACACAAAAAGGCCGTCCCAGCTTCCATCCCACCTTTCCAAGTTCCAGAACCTGTCACAAGTTGTAAAGCATATGAAGAAGACAGGGAGCTATTTATGAACCG ATACGTCTATGAGATAGCAAGAAGGCACCCCTTCCTATATGCACCTACAATTCTTTCTTTGGCTGCTCAGTATGACAAAATAATTCCACCTTGCTGCAAAGCTGAAAATGCAGTTGAATGCTTCCAAACAAAG ACAGCATCAATCACAAAAGAATTAAGAGAAAGCAGCTTGTTAAATCAACACATATGTGCAGTAATGAGAAAGTTTGGACCCCGAACCTTCCGAGCCAT aactGTTACTAAACTGAGTCAAAAGTTTCCCAAAGCTAATTTTACTGAAATTCAGAAACTGATCGTGGATGTGGCCCACGTACACGAGGAATGCTGCAGAGGAAATGTGCTGGAGTGTCTGCAGGATGGG gaaaaaattatgTCCTACATATGTTCTCAGCAAGATATTCTGTCAAGCAAAATAGCAGAATGCTGCAAATTACCCACCACACTTGAACTCGGTCATTGCATAATTCATGCAGAAAATGATGACAAACCTGAAGGCTTATCTCCATCTCTAAGTAGGTTTTTAGGAGAGACAGATTTCAACCAACTTTCTTCAAGGGAAAAAGATCTCTACATGGCAAG ATTTACTTATGAATATTCAAGAAGACATACTAAGCTTGCTGTCCCGATAATTCTAAGAGTTGCTAAAGGATATCAGGAGTTATTGGAGAAATGTTCCCAGTCTGAAAACCCTCTTGAATGCCAGGATAAAGGG GAAGAAGAGTTAGAGAAATATTTCCAGGAGAGCCAAGCGCTGGCAAAGCGAAGCTGCGGCCTCTTCCAGAAATTAGGAGAATATTACTTACAAAATGC GTTTCTTGTTGCTTACACAAAGAAGGCCCCTCAGCTGACCCCAGCTGAGCTGATGACCTTGACCAGGAAAATGGCGACCGCGGGAGCCACTTGTTGCCATCTCAGTGAGGACAAACAATTGGCCTGTGGCGAGGGAGCG GCTGACCTTATTATTGGACTGTTATGCATCAGACATGAAGAGACTCCTGTAAACCCTGGGGTTGGCCAGTGCTGCACCTCTTCATACGCCAACAGGAGGCCATGTTTCAGCAGCTTGGTGGTGGATGAGACATACGTTTCTCCACCATTCTCTGATGACAAGTTCATCTTCCATAAGGATCTGTGCCAAGCTCAGGGTGTAGCACTGCAAACAATGAAGCAACA gtTTCTAATTAACCTTGTGAAGCAAAAGCCACAAATCACAGAGGAACAACTTGAGGCCGTCATTGCAGATTTCTCTGGCCTCCTGGAAAAGTGTTGCCAAGGCCAAGGGCaggaagtctgctttgaggaagaG GGTCCAGCACTGATTTCAAAAACTCGTGCTGCTTTGGGAGTTTAA